From the Nitrobacter hamburgensis X14 genome, one window contains:
- a CDS encoding sigma-54-dependent transcriptional regulator, producing MAHDILIVDDEADIRDLVAGILEDEGFTTRTARNSDEALAEVSSRRPHMVFLDIWLQGSKLDGLQLLEMIKQDSPDMPVVMISGHGNIETAVAAIKRGAYDFIEKPFKADRLILVAMRALETSRLKREVRELKQLAPAAGSLIGRSPCMNQLRQTIERAAKANSRIMIVGPSGSGKELAARTLHNQSGRSEGPFVVINAAAITPERMEFELFGVEQTDGQQPRKAGALEEAHGGTLFIDEIGDMPRETQNKIMRVLVDQTFQRSGGAAKIKVDVRIISSTARNLEEEIAAGRFREDLYHRLSVVPIRVPPLSERREDIPELIEFFMDHISTASGLPRRQIGDDAMAVLQSHVWPGNVRQLRNNVERVMILAGGGPEVIITADMLPQDVGSMVPAMPTGVNGEHIMGLPLREAREVFERDYLIAQISRFSNNISRTAEFVGMERSALHRKLKALGVN from the coding sequence ATGGCACACGACATTCTGATAGTTGACGACGAGGCGGATATTCGCGACCTCGTTGCAGGCATCCTGGAAGACGAGGGTTTCACGACTCGAACCGCGCGCAACAGCGATGAGGCGCTTGCGGAGGTTTCAAGCCGCCGTCCGCACATGGTGTTCCTCGATATCTGGCTGCAAGGCAGCAAGCTCGACGGGCTGCAACTGCTGGAGATGATCAAGCAGGACAGCCCCGACATGCCGGTCGTCATGATCTCCGGCCACGGCAACATTGAAACGGCTGTCGCGGCGATCAAGCGCGGTGCCTATGACTTCATTGAAAAGCCATTCAAGGCGGATCGCCTGATTCTGGTGGCAATGCGCGCGCTCGAAACGTCGCGTCTCAAGCGCGAGGTCAGGGAATTGAAGCAGCTCGCGCCGGCGGCCGGCTCGCTGATTGGCCGCTCGCCATGCATGAACCAGCTTCGGCAGACCATCGAGCGCGCGGCGAAGGCCAACAGTCGCATCATGATCGTCGGGCCGTCCGGGTCCGGTAAGGAACTGGCCGCGCGAACGCTTCACAATCAGTCGGGCCGTTCGGAGGGACCGTTCGTCGTCATCAACGCCGCAGCGATTACGCCGGAACGAATGGAGTTCGAACTGTTCGGTGTCGAGCAGACCGACGGTCAGCAGCCGCGCAAGGCCGGAGCGCTGGAAGAGGCGCACGGCGGGACGCTGTTCATCGACGAGATCGGCGACATGCCGCGCGAGACTCAGAACAAGATCATGCGCGTTCTGGTCGACCAGACCTTTCAGCGCTCCGGCGGCGCGGCCAAGATCAAGGTCGATGTGCGGATCATTTCGTCGACAGCGCGTAACCTGGAGGAGGAGATCGCCGCGGGCCGTTTCCGCGAGGATCTTTATCATCGGTTGTCGGTTGTGCCGATCCGGGTTCCGCCGCTCTCCGAACGCCGTGAGGACATTCCCGAACTGATCGAGTTTTTTATGGACCATATCTCCACCGCGAGCGGGCTGCCCAGGCGCCAGATCGGCGACGACGCGATGGCCGTGCTGCAATCGCACGTCTGGCCGGGCAACGTCCGGCAGCTCCGTAACAACGTCGAGCGCGTGATGATCCTGGCCGGCGGCGGTCCGGAGGTGATCATCACCGCGGATATGCTGCCGCAGGATGTCGGCTCGATGGTCCCGGCGATGCCGACCGGCGTCAACGGCGAGCACATCATGGGCCTGCCGCTGCGCGAGGCTCGCGAGGTGTTCGAGCGCGACTATCTGATTGCGCAGATCAGCCGCTTCTCCAACAATATCTCGCGGACTGCGGAATTCGTCGGCATGGAGCGCTCGGCGCTGCATCGCAAGCTCAAGGCGCTCGGCGTCAACTAA